From Pelotomaculum schinkii, one genomic window encodes:
- a CDS encoding BsuPI-related putative proteinase inhibitor: MAISYTVQTGDTLFLIAQRYGTTVERIVQANNLANPDVISIGQVLTIPDVGDNGEGEGITQEEGSANESRSIGGLLYTLSTDRRTYGQGESVRITLTKRNITNRTIVLRYRTTQRFEFVVRRGTELVWRWSDGRSFAQATATVRLAPGESQVFRATWNQRNTRGRQVAPGSYTIEGRNVATGLAGQAVSTRIRIRGVAPTPTPTPTATPCPDVNILVNPSFERWPNPQSPPTGWTGSNLSRSTRSLSGNYAVEMGAASGERAVLAQRVDIEAGRLYDLIWRAAEHIRGIGAGRFVLLVEIFYYDRAGTFVGRTEPRYSQENIPNDRYQRYSISTGRVPAGARVAEVRFSFEPSGNNTNTVLIDDVELRCRF, encoded by the coding sequence ATGGCTATAAGCTACACGGTGCAGACAGGCGACACATTGTTCCTGATCGCTCAGCGCTATGGTACCACCGTAGAAAGAATAGTACAGGCTAATAATCTTGCCAACCCCGACGTGATTAGTATTGGCCAGGTTCTTACCATCCCCGATGTTGGGGATAATGGTGAGGGAGAAGGCATAACCCAGGAGGAGGGTAGCGCAAACGAATCCAGGAGTATAGGAGGGCTTCTTTATACCTTATCAACCGACAGGAGGACATATGGGCAGGGTGAATCAGTAAGAATCACCCTTACCAAGAGAAATATAACGAATAGGACCATTGTGCTCCGCTACAGGACCACGCAACGGTTTGAATTTGTAGTAAGACGAGGGACAGAGCTGGTCTGGAGATGGTCTGACGGCCGGAGTTTTGCCCAGGCGACGGCCACGGTTAGACTGGCGCCGGGTGAAAGCCAGGTGTTTCGGGCTACATGGAACCAGAGGAACACCCGCGGACGGCAGGTTGCTCCCGGGAGCTACACCATCGAGGGTAGGAATGTGGCAACAGGCCTGGCTGGCCAGGCGGTATCTACCAGGATTAGAATCCGGGGGGTAGCGCCGACTCCAACACCGACTCCCACGGCTACGCCTTGTCCTGACGTCAATATCCTGGTAAACCCCAGTTTTGAAAGATGGCCTAACCCGCAATCACCGCCTACCGGTTGGACCGGCAGCAACCTTAGCCGCAGCACCCGCTCCCTTTCCGGCAACTACGCTGTGGAGATGGGCGCGGCCAGCGGAGAGAGAGCTGTTCTGGCCCAGAGAGTGGATATCGAGGCAGGCAGATTATACGACCTAATTTGGCGGGCTGCGGAACATATCAGGGGTATTGGCGCCGGCAGGTTTGTCCTGTTGGTAGAAATTTTTTATTATGACCGGGCCGGCACTTTTGTAGGCAGGACTGAACCCAGGTACTCGCAGGAGAATATTCCGAATGACCGGTACCAGCGCTACAGCATCTCCACCGGACGCGTCCCGGCGGGAGCCAGGGTTGCCGAGGTCAGGTTTAGTTTTGAGCCGTCTGGTAATAACACAAATACGGTACTGATTGATGATGTGGAACTCCGCTGCCGTTTTTAG
- the pnpS gene encoding two-component system histidine kinase PnpS: MLNRLGALWRLGWSPIASYFILLLVFFALALLTSANRLNLWSAVLVAFLFSTVLALIMYARLISPLEEMASIAQDMARGNLEQEIRIFAQDEIGDLARSINYMARQLKTNIDDIIAEKNRIQAILASMADGVIAMDPWGRVILVNPVVEKLFGITQEASRGKNILRIIRNNELEKMINHALETGQPIDKLVEIQTPDPFIFYVNVTPLKNGGAEQGGLVAVLKDITERKRVEEMRSDFVANVSHELRTPLTSIRGFAETLLDGAVEDPKVARPFLEIINTETERLSRLIDELLNLSKIEDKKTIPNWQTLNISNLIDRAVTILKPRAIEKEITIDVEASETIPVFEGDADMMCQVLINLIDNSISYTQSGGEIHIRASAGAHELKVDVQDNGIGIPQESLHRVFERFYRVDKARSREHGGTGLGLSIVKHIIDAHHGTVQVESNLGVGSTFSFVLPLAIPNHSE; encoded by the coding sequence ATGTTAAACAGGTTGGGCGCGCTCTGGCGCCTGGGCTGGAGTCCGATAGCCAGCTATTTTATTCTGCTGCTGGTTTTTTTCGCCCTGGCCCTGCTTACTTCAGCCAACCGGCTCAACCTTTGGAGCGCGGTCCTCGTGGCCTTTTTGTTTTCTACCGTTTTGGCTCTGATCATGTATGCAAGGTTAATCAGCCCTCTGGAGGAAATGGCCAGTATTGCCCAGGATATGGCCAGAGGCAACCTGGAGCAAGAAATCAGAATCTTTGCACAGGATGAAATCGGTGACCTGGCGCGCTCCATCAATTATATGGCCAGGCAGTTGAAAACAAACATTGACGATATAATCGCTGAAAAAAACAGGATCCAGGCGATCCTAGCCAGTATGGCCGATGGGGTGATAGCCATGGATCCCTGGGGACGCGTAATCCTGGTTAATCCGGTGGTGGAAAAACTTTTCGGGATAACCCAGGAGGCCAGCAGGGGTAAAAATATACTCCGGATTATCCGCAACAACGAATTGGAGAAAATGATCAATCATGCTCTTGAAACCGGCCAGCCGATAGATAAACTGGTGGAAATTCAGACCCCGGATCCTTTCATATTTTATGTTAACGTAACCCCCCTCAAAAATGGCGGGGCCGAGCAGGGAGGGTTGGTGGCTGTTTTAAAAGATATTACGGAACGCAAAAGAGTTGAGGAGATGCGCAGCGATTTTGTCGCCAACGTCTCTCATGAGCTCAGGACCCCCCTTACATCTATCCGGGGATTTGCTGAAACCCTGCTGGATGGAGCCGTGGAAGACCCCAAAGTAGCCAGGCCGTTTCTGGAAATTATCAATACTGAAACGGAGCGGCTGTCCAGGCTGATTGACGAACTTTTAAACCTTTCTAAAATAGAGGACAAGAAGACCATCCCCAACTGGCAGACTCTGAACATCAGTAACTTGATTGACAGGGCCGTTACCATTCTGAAACCAAGGGCCATAGAAAAAGAAATTACCATTGATGTTGAAGCTTCTGAAACCATTCCGGTCTTTGAAGGCGATGCGGATATGATGTGCCAGGTCCTGATTAACCTTATCGACAACTCGATTAGCTATACCCAGTCCGGTGGTGAAATCCACATCAGAGCTTCTGCCGGGGCGCATGAATTAAAAGTGGACGTGCAGGACAATGGTATCGGAATCCCACAGGAAAGTTTGCACCGTGTTTTTGAGCGTTTTTACCGGGTCGACAAGGCCAGGTCCCGTGAACATGGAGGCACAGGTCTCGGTCTCTCCATAGTGAAACACATCATTGACGCCCATCATGGAACAGTACAGGTCGAGAGTAATTTGGGCGTTGGCAGCACTTTTTCATTTGTACTGCCTTTAGCCATACCCAACCATAGTGAGTAG
- a CDS encoding HlyD family efflux transporter periplasmic adaptor subunit codes for MKRDMSDPKSAKRRRRRTAIFRRGAGLLVLLLVLGFVFWGRFVAKVSNVQFLTRQEVAQVVALEGILLKNEIVLRAPVGGKLHLAAADGDRLEAGAKAAQVLAVQQEVGGETYDIATPVAGICCTHLDGLEQILSPDSIDVLGIPKFEKIDDKATSEGVRVEKGQPVLKIIDNLSPVYIYAETPKSYFPDLKIDKPTWWEANWEGLALSVKSLKVTDKGDMWAGYFMLPAYPDQLLHQRTIRLNITARTLKGFLVPQRAIVFRGEQPGIFLSIKQKAYWKPVTIEGELEGMLAVSGPGLTEDSRYVNNPLLAREEHWVE; via the coding sequence ATGAAAAGAGATATGTCTGACCCGAAGTCTGCTAAGCGGAGGAGGCGACGGACGGCTATATTTCGCAGGGGCGCCGGCTTACTCGTGTTGCTCCTGGTATTGGGTTTTGTCTTCTGGGGACGGTTTGTCGCAAAGGTCTCAAATGTTCAGTTTCTGACCAGGCAGGAGGTAGCCCAGGTCGTTGCCCTGGAAGGAATATTGCTTAAAAACGAAATTGTGCTCCGGGCCCCGGTGGGGGGGAAGCTGCATCTTGCCGCTGCCGATGGAGACCGGCTGGAAGCCGGCGCCAAAGCTGCCCAGGTCTTAGCGGTGCAGCAGGAGGTTGGTGGAGAAACCTATGATATCGCAACACCTGTTGCAGGTATTTGCTGCACGCACCTGGACGGATTGGAGCAGATCCTCTCTCCCGACAGTATAGACGTATTAGGTATTCCAAAATTTGAAAAAATAGATGACAAAGCCACTTCTGAGGGAGTCCGGGTTGAGAAGGGACAGCCGGTCTTAAAGATTATCGATAACCTGAGCCCGGTGTATATCTATGCGGAGACGCCCAAGTCGTATTTTCCGGACTTGAAGATAGACAAGCCCACCTGGTGGGAGGCTAACTGGGAAGGTTTAGCTCTCTCGGTCAAATCACTCAAAGTGACGGACAAAGGTGACATGTGGGCGGGATACTTCATGTTGCCGGCTTACCCGGATCAGTTGCTGCATCAACGTACAATACGGTTAAATATCACCGCCCGTACTCTTAAAGGCTTTCTTGTTCCACAGAGGGCGATCGTTTTTCGGGGAGAGCAGCCCGGTATTTTCCTCTCTATCAAACAGAAGGCCTACTGGAAACCGGTCACCATTGAAGGTGAACTGGAAGGTATGCTGGCTGTATCCGGGCCGGGATTGACCGAAGACAGCCGTTATGTAAATAACCCCTTGCTGGCCAGGGAGGAACACTGGGTCGAATAG
- a CDS encoding YggT family protein: MGIIITAVNVAFQVYMYLLIIRILLSWVRHNPYQPLIRFIYEVTEPYLNVFKRFIPPFGAVDFSPIVAFFVWHLLWNLVNKILIALL; encoded by the coding sequence ATGGGGATTATTATTACGGCTGTTAATGTGGCCTTTCAGGTATATATGTACCTGTTAATTATTCGCATCCTGCTTTCCTGGGTTCGCCATAACCCGTATCAACCTCTCATCCGGTTTATTTATGAGGTAACCGAACCCTACCTGAATGTTTTTAAGCGTTTCATCCCACCCTTTGGGGCTGTGGACTTCTCCCCCATCGTGGCCTTTTTTGTATGGCACCTCCTTTGGAACCTCGTGAACAAAATTTTAATAGCCTTGTTATGA
- a CDS encoding YggS family pyridoxal phosphate-dependent enzyme: protein MDVVKNLRRLQERIVAAAMRAGRNPGEIKLVAVTKTVPVEKIKEALDCGVNRLGENRVQEFLNKYQQLPPGVEWHFIGHLQTNKVNKIIGKVHLIHSLDRWELAEELHQAAIKRGQVAKVLVQVNVAGEKSKYGLAPSETVDFVASAAGLAGLSVEGLMTIAPWSANPEEVRPVFRQLKDIARKVEDRAPGSKMDYLSMGMSGDWEVAVEEGANILRIGTAVFGERDV from the coding sequence TTGGATGTTGTAAAGAATCTAAGAAGGTTGCAGGAGCGTATTGTTGCGGCAGCCATGCGAGCCGGCCGCAATCCCGGCGAGATTAAGCTGGTGGCTGTAACAAAGACTGTTCCGGTTGAGAAAATCAAGGAAGCACTGGACTGTGGCGTTAACCGGCTGGGAGAAAACAGGGTTCAGGAGTTCCTGAACAAGTACCAGCAATTGCCGCCAGGGGTTGAATGGCATTTTATCGGTCACCTGCAGACCAATAAAGTAAATAAAATAATCGGCAAAGTACATCTAATCCATTCCCTGGACCGTTGGGAGCTGGCCGAGGAACTCCACCAGGCGGCCATTAAGAGGGGCCAAGTCGCCAAAGTGCTGGTGCAGGTAAACGTGGCAGGAGAAAAATCCAAGTACGGCCTCGCCCCATCGGAAACCGTGGATTTTGTCGCTTCTGCCGCGGGACTGGCCGGACTTTCCGTGGAGGGGCTGATGACTATCGCGCCCTGGTCGGCAAACCCGGAAGAGGTCCGTCCGGTATTCAGGCAGTTGAAGGATATAGCACGAAAGGTTGAAGACAGGGCGCCAGGCTCAAAGATGGACTACCTTTCCATGGGCATGTCTGGAGACTGGGAGGTAGCAGTTGAGGAAGGGGCCAATATCCTGCGCATCGGAACGGCTGTTTTTGGTGAGCGGGATGTTTAA
- a CDS encoding MBL fold metallo-hydrolase RNA specificity domain-containing protein: protein MKLRFLGAAGTVTGSCFHLETAQSSILVDCGLFQGTKDIRERNYGSFLVPPRNIDAVLITHAHIDHCGLFPKLVKYGFQGRVYATYPTVELMKVLLPDSGHIQEMEVERKNRKNRRAGRPLLEPIYTVNEAYQSLSNLQGVGYKESIQVAPDIRARFVDAGHILGSSMIELWVQENGKEIKLVFSGDIGNNAQPIVKDPSTIDTADYLIMESTYGNRLHHELQDEIELLREAIQDTYQKGGNLIIPAFAVERTQDLLYHLSLLIEQNKIPPMPVYIDSPLAAAATGIFQNHPEYYDQETSDLINRGGSPFQFPGIKFTQTAEESKSLNNISRAIIISASGMCDAGRIRHHLKYNLWRPESTVLFVGYQAEGTLGRQIVDGEKKVRIFGDDIAVKADIRFIDSYSAHADQAGLIAWVKKFSVPPGEVLLAHGEPESTNTLAGLLRAEGLKVTVPEWRQVLELLPGSYMKAALDPVHTAIFALDEKIKTALAAGIEESRKDELLRRIAELQQFVEENARK, encoded by the coding sequence ATGAAACTGCGATTTCTTGGGGCGGCAGGTACGGTAACCGGCTCATGTTTTCACTTGGAAACCGCACAGTCAAGCATACTGGTTGATTGCGGCTTGTTCCAGGGCACTAAAGATATCAGGGAACGCAACTACGGAAGCTTCCTGGTACCGCCTCGTAATATAGACGCTGTCCTGATTACCCATGCCCATATCGACCATTGCGGCCTATTTCCCAAACTGGTGAAATATGGCTTTCAAGGCAGGGTATACGCCACTTACCCTACTGTTGAGCTCATGAAGGTGCTTTTGCCCGACTCCGGCCATATCCAGGAGATGGAAGTTGAGCGAAAAAACCGCAAAAACCGCCGTGCCGGCCGTCCGCTGCTGGAGCCCATTTACACTGTCAACGAGGCCTATCAAAGCCTTTCAAACCTGCAGGGTGTCGGGTATAAAGAGAGTATCCAGGTTGCGCCGGATATACGGGCGCGCTTCGTGGATGCCGGTCATATTTTGGGTTCGTCCATGATCGAACTTTGGGTTCAGGAGAACGGCAAGGAGATCAAGTTGGTTTTTTCCGGTGATATCGGTAACAATGCGCAGCCCATTGTTAAAGACCCTTCCACCATTGACACAGCCGACTACCTGATTATGGAATCAACTTACGGAAACCGCCTGCATCATGAGCTGCAGGATGAAATAGAACTACTTCGCGAGGCTATCCAGGATACTTATCAAAAAGGCGGCAACTTGATTATACCTGCCTTCGCGGTAGAGCGTACCCAGGACCTTTTGTATCATTTAAGCTTGTTGATTGAACAAAATAAGATCCCTCCCATGCCCGTATATATTGACAGCCCTCTGGCTGCGGCTGCCACCGGGATATTCCAAAACCATCCGGAGTACTACGATCAAGAGACATCCGATTTGATCAACAGGGGCGGCAGCCCTTTCCAGTTTCCCGGCATTAAATTCACCCAGACCGCAGAGGAGTCCAAAAGCCTGAATAATATTAGCAGGGCTATAATCATTTCCGCGAGCGGTATGTGCGATGCCGGCCGGATCAGACACCATCTCAAGTATAATCTCTGGCGCCCGGAAAGCACGGTGCTTTTTGTGGGCTACCAGGCGGAAGGCACCTTGGGCCGGCAAATTGTGGACGGGGAGAAAAAGGTGCGTATTTTTGGAGATGATATAGCTGTGAAAGCCGATATCAGATTTATAGATAGTTATTCAGCCCATGCCGATCAGGCCGGACTGATCGCCTGGGTCAAGAAATTTAGCGTGCCACCGGGGGAAGTCCTATTGGCGCATGGTGAGCCGGAGTCTACCAACACCCTGGCCGGCCTGTTGCGGGCGGAAGGTTTGAAGGTGACCGTACCGGAATGGCGGCAGGTTTTGGAACTGCTTCCGGGCAGCTATATGAAGGCCGCTCTTGACCCGGTTCACACGGCTATCTTCGCCCTGGACGAAAAAATTAAAACAGCTCTGGCGGCAGGTATTGAAGAATCGCGCAAGGATGAACTCCTGCGCCGGATTGCGGAGCTCCAGCAATTTGTCGAAGAAAATGCAAGAAAATAG
- a CDS encoding FmdB family zinc ribbon protein → MPIYEFRCGNCGSRMEKMCPIGESGGNLKCPQCEKLGLTRVMSSFFAAGAGGGRSSSSKCGSCSSGNCSSCGHS, encoded by the coding sequence ATGCCTATCTATGAGTTCAGGTGCGGCAATTGCGGCAGCCGCATGGAAAAAATGTGCCCGATTGGGGAAAGCGGGGGAAACCTGAAGTGCCCCCAATGCGAAAAGCTTGGTCTCACCCGCGTAATGTCTTCCTTTTTCGCTGCTGGAGCAGGCGGTGGAAGGAGCTCGAGCTCAAAATGCGGCTCTTGCAGCTCGGGCAACTGCAGCTCTTGCGGTCATTCGTAA
- a CDS encoding response regulator codes for MSKILVVDDEKNILELVRFNLEREGYQVLTSLDGMSALGLARSETPDLILLDIMLPEMDGLEVCRELHRDPLTKDIPIVMLSAKADELDRVLGLEMGADDYITKPFSPRELVARVKARLRRSPRGEGKTGEVQTAGRMDYGRMLIDEERFAVYIDGVKQEFTLKEFELIRFLARYPGKVFSRDQLLEQVWGYDYAGDSRTVDVHIRHIRQKLEQLPQGDHIIETVRGVGYRFKEGAIC; via the coding sequence ATGTCCAAGATACTGGTTGTGGACGACGAGAAAAATATACTGGAACTGGTCCGCTTTAACCTGGAAAGGGAAGGCTATCAGGTTTTAACATCTCTCGACGGTATGAGCGCCCTGGGACTGGCCCGCAGCGAAACCCCGGATTTAATCCTCCTTGATATCATGCTGCCTGAAATGGACGGTCTCGAAGTCTGCCGGGAACTGCACCGGGACCCCCTCACCAAGGATATCCCCATTGTTATGCTGAGCGCCAAAGCTGACGAACTGGACCGGGTGTTGGGTTTGGAGATGGGCGCCGATGACTACATTACCAAACCTTTCAGTCCGAGGGAACTGGTAGCGCGGGTCAAGGCCCGGCTGCGCCGGAGTCCCCGGGGGGAGGGCAAAACCGGGGAAGTCCAGACAGCGGGACGGATGGATTACGGGAGGATGCTCATCGATGAGGAGCGTTTTGCCGTTTACATCGACGGTGTAAAACAAGAATTTACCTTGAAGGAATTTGAATTAATCCGTTTCCTGGCCCGCTACCCGGGCAAAGTTTTTTCCCGGGACCAGCTTTTAGAGCAGGTCTGGGGGTACGACTACGCGGGTGACTCGCGTACAGTTGACGTCCATATCCGTCATATCAGGCAAAAACTCGAACAGCTCCCGCAGGGGGATCACATTATTGAGACGGTCCGCGGGGTTGGGTACCGGTTTAAGGAGGGCGCCATATGTTAA
- a CDS encoding DivIVA domain-containing protein: MITPLDIQKKEFRKAMRGYREEEVDAFLDQVIQDYEALFRENQTLKEKLVLAEQSTARYREIEEVLKNTMIMAQKSADELRQNAEKETSLRLDQARIEAEQITREAEQEAAALIQEADLKAAGMIKDAEEKAKLIYEEYHRMERDAQVFRMKFRAFLEAQMKYLDGEEDSIPAGDEHREETA, from the coding sequence TTGATTACACCGCTCGATATTCAAAAAAAAGAGTTTCGCAAGGCTATGCGCGGGTACCGGGAAGAAGAGGTCGACGCCTTTCTGGATCAGGTTATCCAGGACTATGAGGCGCTGTTCCGGGAGAACCAGACCCTGAAAGAAAAGCTGGTCCTGGCGGAGCAAAGCACGGCCCGCTACCGTGAAATCGAAGAGGTGCTTAAAAACACCATGATCATGGCCCAAAAGAGCGCCGATGAGCTGAGACAGAATGCCGAAAAGGAAACCTCGTTGCGTCTGGACCAGGCCAGGATTGAGGCGGAGCAGATAACCCGTGAGGCGGAACAGGAAGCGGCGGCGCTAATTCAGGAGGCAGACCTGAAAGCCGCCGGCATGATCAAAGACGCGGAAGAAAAAGCAAAGCTTATCTATGAAGAGTACCACCGGATGGAACGGGATGCCCAGGTATTCAGAATGAAATTCCGCGCTTTTTTGGAAGCTCAAATGAAATATCTGGATGGCGAGGAAGATAGTATCCCCGCCGGGGATGAACACAGGGAAGAAACTGCCTGA
- a CDS encoding RNA-binding protein, with amino-acid sequence MAPPLEPREQNFNSLVMKPDREKLLAHASNGEERAILARTLDQAETVLKSGRTQVTDFLDPYRTGLIISVVQRLELVAAADGGYPGAERKRVAICLNGVTPLPEEFNLGFIVIKGNFKHCRATHRDFQGALLGLGLKREKFGDIIMTGDNANVVVAGEVVPYILTNLHKVGQNGVLVSELGQDDCQPPAVKYREIKATVSSLRLDAVAAAGFGTSRSKMAREIEAERLSINWRVCPDPAALVKEGDVLSARGKGRVIVESVKGPLKSGRTGVLLHRLV; translated from the coding sequence ATGGCACCTCCTTTGGAACCTCGTGAACAAAATTTTAATAGCCTTGTTATGAAACCGGATCGGGAAAAACTCCTGGCCCACGCTTCTAACGGGGAGGAGCGGGCTATCCTGGCCAGGACACTGGACCAGGCCGAAACAGTGCTCAAAAGCGGCCGCACCCAGGTTACTGATTTCTTGGACCCGTACCGGACGGGCCTTATCATATCTGTAGTTCAGCGTTTAGAACTGGTGGCTGCGGCTGATGGTGGTTACCCGGGCGCCGAACGGAAGAGGGTGGCCATCTGCCTCAATGGCGTTACCCCGCTGCCGGAAGAGTTTAATTTAGGTTTTATTGTGATCAAAGGCAATTTTAAACACTGCAGGGCCACACACCGGGATTTTCAGGGAGCCCTCCTGGGACTCGGGCTGAAAAGGGAAAAGTTTGGGGACATCATCATGACCGGGGATAACGCCAACGTGGTGGTGGCCGGGGAAGTGGTCCCATATATCCTGACCAACCTGCACAAAGTGGGTCAGAACGGAGTGTTGGTGTCCGAGCTGGGACAGGATGATTGTCAGCCTCCGGCAGTCAAATACCGGGAAATCAAAGCTACTGTTTCCTCATTGCGCCTGGATGCAGTGGCGGCAGCTGGTTTTGGAACATCCCGCTCCAAGATGGCGCGGGAAATTGAAGCAGAGCGGCTAAGTATTAACTGGCGCGTATGCCCGGATCCTGCCGCACTTGTAAAAGAGGGTGACGTGCTTTCCGCGCGTGGTAAAGGCCGGGTAATTGTTGAATCTGTCAAGGGTCCGCTCAAAAGCGGCAGGACAGGGGTCCTCCTGCACAGGCTTGTTTAA
- a CDS encoding cell division protein SepF has translation MGFEDEDIDQEEKQNREEVQEEPGWQRKRDRGDREKSTVVSLQHAQRQVRVVVVEPRSFEEVKEITDNLKNRRPVILNLEQADAELARRVVDFVMGATYALSGSQQKVGNGVFLFVPANMDIANELKESNREKGIFSWVRS, from the coding sequence ATGGGCTTTGAGGATGAAGACATAGACCAGGAGGAGAAACAGAATCGCGAGGAAGTCCAGGAGGAACCGGGTTGGCAGAGAAAAAGGGATAGAGGAGATAGAGAAAAGAGTACTGTGGTCAGCCTGCAGCACGCTCAGCGTCAGGTAAGGGTAGTTGTGGTTGAGCCCCGGTCTTTTGAAGAGGTCAAAGAAATTACTGACAACTTGAAGAACAGGCGTCCGGTCATCCTGAACCTGGAACAGGCCGACGCCGAACTGGCGCGGCGGGTGGTTGACTTTGTCATGGGGGCCACCTATGCTTTAAGCGGCAGCCAGCAAAAAGTGGGTAACGGTGTTTTCCTCTTTGTGCCCGCCAATATGGATATCGCCAATGAGTTAAAAGAGAGCAACCGTGAAAAAGGAATTTTTTCCTGGGTGCGTTCATAA
- the pgeF gene encoding peptidoglycan editing factor PgeF — MPLTFRNNMQFFVFRHFEAAGLVVHGFTTRNGGVGSDPYGSLNTAFHVGDDPENVRANRLNACKALAINPGALVAGKQVHGDNVAVVDGKDMGKGALSYADALPDTDALVTGTREAPLSSYYADCVPIFLLDPVRKVVALAHAGWKGTVLKIGKKTVNRMRQAFGTDPAKCLAGIGPSIGPCCYEVDDRVIVPLRQEFPCFSDFIEALSPGRWRLNLWEANRRTLLEAGLLPANIETASICTCCHPETFFSYRAQNGTTGRMAALLMLK; from the coding sequence TTGCCGCTCACCTTTCGAAACAATATGCAGTTTTTTGTCTTTCGTCATTTTGAGGCTGCCGGCCTGGTTGTACACGGGTTTACCACCCGTAACGGCGGTGTCGGCAGTGACCCGTATGGTTCACTAAACACAGCTTTTCACGTCGGTGATGATCCGGAAAACGTTAGGGCCAACCGTTTAAACGCCTGTAAAGCTCTGGCTATAAACCCGGGCGCCCTGGTAGCTGGAAAGCAGGTGCACGGGGACAACGTTGCAGTTGTTGATGGCAAGGACATGGGCAAAGGAGCTCTTTCCTACGCGGATGCCCTGCCGGACACCGATGCTCTGGTGACCGGTACCCGGGAGGCGCCGCTGTCAAGCTACTATGCCGACTGTGTACCCATTTTCCTGCTTGATCCGGTCCGCAAAGTTGTGGCTCTGGCCCATGCGGGATGGAAGGGAACAGTTCTAAAAATCGGTAAGAAGACAGTAAACAGGATGAGGCAGGCTTTTGGCACAGACCCGGCGAAGTGCCTGGCCGGGATCGGCCCTTCCATCGGTCCCTGCTGTTATGAGGTGGATGATCGGGTGATCGTCCCTTTGCGGCAGGAGTTTCCCTGTTTTTCTGATTTTATTGAGGCACTCTCACCGGGCAGGTGGCGCCTGAACCTGTGGGAGGCCAACCGCAGGACACTTTTGGAGGCAGGGCTATTGCCTGCAAATATCGAAACAGCTTCCATTTGTACCTGCTGCCATCCCGAAACCTTCTTCTCCTACCGTGCTCAAAATGGTACTACCGGCCGGATGGCGGCCTTGCTTATGCTCAAATAA
- the proC gene encoding pyrroline-5-carboxylate reductase, with amino-acid sequence MPLRDQKIGFLGGGAMAEALIAGLLRSGLVEPASVYASDISAARQEYLEQKFGIKTADNSSVVSAADIVVLAVKPQAISGLLEEIAPAARPELTVVSVVAGISTDFIEGFFKTPVPVVRVMPNTPCLVGEGASALSPGKFCSQPNMDKALAILKASGQAVVVDESMMDCVTGLSGSAPAYMYLIMEGFIDGAVRLGLSRDVARVLTAQTMLGSAKMVLETGEHPAKLKDMVTTPGGTTIAGLYALEEGALRSVLMKAVAEAALRSSQLAPGKNSKT; translated from the coding sequence GTGCCTTTGCGAGATCAAAAAATAGGCTTTTTAGGCGGGGGCGCTATGGCTGAGGCTTTAATTGCCGGCCTTTTGCGTTCAGGCCTGGTGGAGCCCGCCTCTGTCTATGCCAGCGACATCAGTGCCGCCAGGCAGGAATACCTGGAACAAAAGTTTGGAATTAAAACAGCGGATAATAGCTCTGTTGTCAGCGCGGCCGATATTGTAGTCCTGGCTGTCAAGCCACAGGCAATATCCGGTTTATTGGAGGAGATAGCTCCCGCAGCTCGCCCCGAACTAACTGTCGTTTCGGTTGTGGCGGGTATATCCACAGATTTTATTGAAGGCTTTTTCAAGACTCCCGTTCCGGTGGTGCGGGTGATGCCAAATACCCCCTGTCTGGTAGGTGAAGGCGCCAGCGCGTTATCCCCCGGCAAGTTCTGTTCGCAGCCAAATATGGATAAGGCGCTGGCAATTTTAAAGGCTTCCGGTCAGGCGGTGGTAGTTGATGAGTCGATGATGGACTGTGTAACAGGCTTAAGCGGCAGCGCACCGGCTTATATGTACCTGATTATGGAAGGGTTTATTGATGGTGCGGTGCGGCTGGGACTCTCCAGGGATGTCGCCAGGGTTTTAACCGCCCAGACCATGCTGGGGTCGGCCAAAATGGTTTTGGAAACCGGCGAGCATCCGGCCAAACTGAAGGACATGGTCACGACACCGGGCGGGACGACCATTGCCGGACTTTATGCGCTTGAGGAGGGGGCGCTGCGTTCCGTTCTGATGAAAGCGGTGGCTGAAGCGGCCTTGCGCTCCAGCCAATTGGCTCCCGGAAAAAATAGCAAAACTTAG